The nucleotide sequence CGTTTACACCCGGACAACGTCAAGGAGCAGCTAGGTGGCGTACGACAAAGATCAAGATGAGGCGGCTCACAGCGGGACTGGGGGTTTTGCAGGGCTGTGAGCAGGCGAGGGGCCGGCGGGCGGCACAGAGCCAGCACCACCGGCCGTGGCCCCCGGCGGGCTCCAGAGCTACCCGGGCCCCAGAGCCCCGCGgccgccaccccccccgcccaggaAGCGCTTCGGGCAGCGACCGAGGGCGAGGAAGAGAGCGGGCAGCCGCCTCGCCCGCCATGTGCGGCGGGACGCTCCTCCTGCCGCGACGCCCCGAGCGGCCGGGGGGGCTGCTCGgctgccgccgcggcggcggcgcggggcgggggtgACCGGGAGCAGGGCGGGGGGCAGCGCAAGCGTACCCGCAGCCCGCGGAGCCGGTGCTCCTCTCGCGAGATGTGGCAGCGGCGGCCGGCGGGCTAACAGGCTTTGACAGGCGGGCGAGCGCCGGAGCGCCGcggccccccgcccctccccgggcCGCCGCGGGGCGGATGCGGCAGCGGCCATAATCTGGGccgggaggagccgccgccgccgtcctccCCCTGAGCGCCGCCGGCGGGCCGGGgagccgctcccgccgccgccgggagcgggCGGAGCCTGGGGAGCGGGCGGCGCCGACGGCCCCCCCCCCGCATCTCGCCGCCGCCCGAGCGAGGAAGCGAGCGGGCGCTGCGAGGCGACGCCGGCCGGTTCGCGTCCGAGTTCCTGCCTCCGCCGAGCGGGGATCAGGTGGAGCGGCCggagggcgggggcggggaggcggggggcaccgggggccGCTTCCTGCTCGGATCTGGCACCCCACGCCGGCCCCGCGCCGCTCCCTGCTGCTGAAGCCCCGGTGGGCTCGCCCGGCGCGGCCGCTCCTCCTCGCGTGTCGCTGTCAGAGCGGCGGGCGGCGCCTTGGCGTAGCGGGCGCGCTCGGGGGAAGGCGAGCGGCGGCAGGAAGGCGGCGGGAGCCAGCGGCCGGTGCGGGGCgagagggcggcggcggcggggccgggtcCCCCCCCTGAGGGGGcgcgcggcggggcaggggccCGGGTCAGGGGGCGGCGGCCGCACCGGAGGCATCATCACCTGGCGCTGcggagggggggcggggcggggcggggcgcgcgcgCGGCGCCTGGCGTTGTCTGCGGCGCGCTGCAGCCCCTGGCGCTGGTTGGCGGTTTAAAGcagcggagccgccgccgcgaGGGGCGTTCAGAGGAGCGGGGGCTGCCGCCGCGCGCAGTGCTCGTCCGGCGAGGAGCAGGCATGGagggcaaacagcagcagcagcagcagctgccgccGCCGACCGGCTCCGGCGCGCCGGGAGCCGCTGGCGAGGAGCGGCGCCCGGAGGAGGGCAAGGATGCGGCGGGCGGCGGTGCGCTGGGCAGACCGCTGGGTCCCACGCCGAGCCAGAGCCGCTTCCAGGTGGACCTGGTGGCCGAGGGCGCCGGCCGCCCGGCCGAGGAGCCCCGCAAGGCGAGCGGGGAAGGCGCTGCGGTGGGGAAGGGCAGCGAGGAAGCCAAGGGCAGGTTTCGGGTGAACTTCGTGGACCCGGCGGCCGGCGACGAGAGCCCCGGTGAGCTGGGGGGCGGCAGCTCGGAGGGCGGCAATGTCAGCTTCCAGAACGGCGGAGACACGGTGCTGAGCGAGGGCAGCCTCCACTCCGGCGGGCACCACCACTACTACTACGACACCCACACCAACACCTACTACCTGCGCACCTTCGGTCACAACACCATGGACGCCGTGCCCCGGATCGACCACTACCGCCACACGGCCGCCGACCTGGGCGAGAAGCTCCTCCGGCCCAGCCTGGCCGAGCTGCACGATGAACTGGACAAGGTGAGCGGCTGCCGCCTACCCCCCCGTCCCCGTTCTCCCACTCCGCCACCTCCCTGGCTGTCCCCGGGCCGGGCGGGGACCGGCCCCGGCGCTggccttgtgcccccccccccccgcagtctCCCTGGGGCTGCCCTCGGCGCTTGTGTGCCCCGGGGCGTGCGGGTGCTCGGTGCAGGTCGGCAGcggtgggaggaaaaaaacctgaaagctcGCTGAGCCTCGAGGCGGCGCAAACAGCGCGAATGCATCGCGTCGCTTgcgtcttttttttgttttgttttgttttcatgacgCAGTGAGGTGTCGTGTGTCgtgtccaccccccccccgcatgTTTCTGGGAGATGGTCCCCATGGTGAGAGGCAGTTACCGCTGGAGGTCTGCGGGGCAAACGTTTTTGCTGTAACCGAGAGAAACAGACGCAGCGGTTTTCCACTTCTGGTCCATATCGCCTTCAACAGATAGGGAACTCGGGGTCTGCAAGAAATACTAGTTTGGGAAGGGGAATGAAAATGTTTGGAAgagatgctgggggaaaaaaaaaaataaagaaggatgCGCTCACTTTTGGTAGTGACAAGAGCTGAAAATGCATGTCTCTCCCTGCGCACGCAGTGCCGAACCAGACCGCCTTCTGGCGTGATGCAGAAGGCTGCACAGATACAGCCGAGGCTCCTTCTCCTTAAGGAGTCTTTTCAGTCGTGCTGAGTAGCCCTGCGTGTGAGGGCGTCATGGTCAAGGCTTCAAAAATTCTGAAGCTGTGCATGTCAAGCTTTTTCTATTTTGGACTATTCGGTATGTTACTGGAGACAAGTTGCAGTGAAAGCTTATTTGCATTGCAGGCAGTCTTTATTAAAGGCACGCTTTAGCTGAACTTGGAATTAATTTGATGTATTTTTTAGATCATGATTAAGCTATTAAATTATCATGACTAAACTAAAGCCAGATCAAACTATTGCAATGCTATTTTCTTGCAGTCTGAAAACTGCCTCATGGCATTCAGCTGTGCTCTAAGAAGTCCGTGTTCTATATAGATTTTTCTGCTGGGTTTAGGGAAATAAAGGAACATGTGGGCCACGTCCTAATGAAGCAAAGAATATTCTGTTTCCAGAACTTTTTTCATCCCACCTTTTACTCCTTATAGGTGGAGTTCCATGAGAAAATGTATGTTCTTTTGAGACTGTCTTGTTTCACACCATTATTAGGCAGCTCAGTGCATCTGCACTggtctgtgggggttttttgggtgatTCTTAAAGTGTGTTttttgaaactgatttttcaTCTGTTCTGGTAGAAATAACTGTTTGGTGTGCTATAGAGATACTTCCTTGCAACATCTAAGATTAGATATCTAAATAATTACTAACTGTAACAGCAAATTACTTTTGCCTTTCAGGTCCACTCCTGATGGAGTTAAATGATGTTCTATACTCTGATTCTAAGTTAGTATGGAATGGAAGTTGGCAATTACTGTCTTGTGCGTGGAGTTAGATATGCTATAAATAAGCCACATAACATACGTGAAAATATacgtgtttttttaattttttttgatccccccctccccctcccccccaatttcTGAGTCCTGATCCATGATGGCATGACTGGGTTGTTAGATACTCTGTTCTGTAAGCAGAACATTACTTGAATTGCCAAGCTTAGCAGATAGGTTTTCGGTGTGTTTATATTGCAGCAGTCAAGAAGGCTCTTTATGACACCATTAAGACATTGCAGTGCAGAATCTAACTTATTCTGGAACTATAGTTTCTAAAAGTGTTAATTTCTTCATAAAGGATAAATGCATGGTAAGCAATTTTCTTGGTAGGTTGTGGCATAGAGGAGCTGTAGATGACCTAATTACAGGGTCATTATCAGAACAGTTTCATTGTGAgcattaatttttcaaatgtcatgAATTTGTTCTGCAGTGTAGATAGGTGtctaaatgaagatttttttttttgtcatgtcctgtctgctgtgccccccccccccccctcccccaaaaccccaaccttGGGGATGGAATATGCAATTTCAGTTACATTTGATATTATACTTAAGTGTTAATTTTAAAAACCGTCATAGTATAAACTTCAGAAGTTAAGTTGAAGTTCTGCATAGTAACTCAGCTGTTCTGGAACAGGATGTTTCATTTCCAAATCAATTAGCATGTTAGCATTTAGGCTTACATGAAGAAGGGAAGCAATTGTTTTCACTTCAGACCTTAGCAAAACAGTTAGCAAGATAAAGTCGAgaacacaaaagcttttaataagGGTGTGTCCTGCATTCTAATAGCATTGGTTACTTACATTTTTCCCAGTTTCTGGAGTATAAAATACACCACATCTGTGATTATGTACTTGATTCCTGGCCACAGAGTGCTGATAACTTTTAAATCATGATGATGACATACTTTTACATAAAAGATGTTCACAAAGCCATTgtgctttttctgttgtgtttcagGGGGCTTACTGTCTCCATTCCCAAAATGACTTCAGTTCCTGCTGACTAACAGTAATGGTCTCTAGTGTTGAATAATACTATGCATTAAGGAGGATATTTCACTGACTTCCAAGAACTTGAAAAATTAAGCTCGCTCTTTAGCTGTGGTTTATGTACTAAATTATCTTGTACAGCATGTATGTCAAAAACTTAGTAGGGCAGCTGGTATAAACATCCTACCCAGTACCTTTACATAAAATTTGCACTCTGTAAAGACCTATTGTTATGCCCCTGCTTCTTGACCCAGTGCATCAAGGTTGGCAGTTATTTTGTGTTAAGACTGATCCAAAAATGTGTTCACTAGCCATGTGGTTCACTGCTTTGAATGTAGCAATTTCATCGTGCAGTTAGTTTGtgctattcttttttccttttaaaaggtaaataaatagTGAGGCAGTGTTACAGTAATGTTGATGCTAGTGCCAATTACAGaacagattctttttttccttagtttcgTTTACAGGTTTCATCTGTCTTAACACTGTTGGAGGAAGATGCAGTGTTTGAGGAAGATGCGCATTCACGTATAGAGTGAGTGCCTTTTGATAAGGGTTTGTCTTGCTGCCCTGGTAGGATAGGTGTCTAACCACTTCAGGTTTCATGTGGTTGTTTCCAACAGTGGCTTTCCCAGTAGAAAAGAAAGGGATTGTTCTTGAAGCTGGTTGTGGAAACACAGCTGGGTAATGCTGCAGTACTCTGAAGTGGATGAATTGCATACTACTGATCTTGGTCTATCATGGTAAATTTCAAGTGAGGGGTCTTGTCTTCATATATTTTTGTAGATAGCCAAGGTGATCAATCTGTTGCTTACCCAATGCTGTGCATTAATTTTACTCTTCTTTAGGGAGATGACAGAGGGAATTTGGTGATGCTGTTACAGTTGCTAATCTCATAGATAAAAGTGATGCTTTGCAGGAACATTAGTCTCCAGAGATGCAGAGGTGAACGGATGGTTAGTAACAAAGAAGTGGGAGGGAAACAGCATACCATGATATGTAGGTTTTTGTTGCAGTTGCAGTGGTGTCCCCTGCCCTCTTGAGGGGATCTGCCTTCAGACAGTAGCAAGATCAAAAGTgtcctagctttttttttttctatctcaCAGTTTAGTAATATCTCTTTTGCCTAGGTCAGCTACCTCTAAGTAAAGCTATAGCTTGTAGAAGACATTCTGTCTGCCTTTGTCTTCTTCAGTGTAAAAATTACCATGCTGTAATGTCATAGACCTTACAGTTCTGGAGGGCTAATACTTCTGAAGTATTCAGAATTGGACTGTGTTTTAGTAATCCACTACTATGCATTAGTTTATAATTTTTGTGTATAGCATTGCCTTAATTGGGAAGCTTATActttttgaagaataaaattCACAGTACGTGAGTGATCCTGATCTGGTATGTCTCTTGTGCAGTCACTTACAGCTGTGCTAAGCAGATATTCTGTCAACCAAGCCCCCTGCTGGTAGCCTTGTTCTGTTGTTTGTTAAAACACTGAAAGTACTAGTTGGTTCCCTTGACAGGCTAGACGGTAGTGGTAGTGATCTCGGAGGAAGATCTTTACACCACCCCCACCCTGTCagcccaaattaaaaaaaataaacaaagcccaaaggcatttaaaaacacAAGTGTGCTTTGCTTCCTCCCACACAGAAATTCATGCACCTGTCCTCTGAATTTGGAGACAGAAATAAGAAAGAACACATTACTGACAGTCTTGATGCAgaattgaggttttttgtttgtttttactcaAGTTGGATGGCTATAATTCTTTTAAACTATGTTTCTGGCTTTGATTTGTATTTTCCTGAGCATTGCAGTTTTGTGATAACTTAAAATGTTTGACTTAGTGAAAAGGCTGCATATGGCATTCCTTTTTAACAAAGAATGTATTCTCTCTTGAAAATGTTGAAAGACTGCTGCacctctaactttttttttttttccaagttcttGGTTTGTGTCTGCTTAGGCTGTAAAGAAGACAGCTCAGCTAAAGATGCATAAAAGGCTAAAAGATGATTCTGGGCTATCAAGTTAGCCGACCATGTTATGTAAGGTCTATCTTTTAAAaactccttcctctcctctccctctgctgaaGACTGAGACCCTCTTGCAGATAGTTTTTATTGTACTACTTTGCTGAATCTTGCTTACAATCAGTAGGTCTCTTAGTTCTTGAGTCAGTGTGATTTTAATTTGGAtagcttcttttccttcttgctgtcCTTTATATTTGTaagcagaatttaaaattttctttctgaacttcATTGTACTAAAATAAACCAAGAGAAACTCTTCTAGTCTCTGTGCTCTTGGATGTCATAGAAGTCTTTAATTTGTAACTGTTCCTGTTCATCACTTTTGAAAAACAGTGAGCTCAATGCACCTGTGCTCAGATGAGGCTTTACTAGCATCCTGCAAAGTGgtgtttttatgctttttcaaTCTGTGTGGAGGATTCTCACTTTGTTTATCCTGATACCGTGCTTAATTACCACCATCTtcatcaagggaaaaaaattaatgtactGCTCTGTTTGCAGCACTAAATCATTCGTTAATCCTTCAGGGTTTGTATTTTGTAAGGACCATGtgtattttgtaattttacatcCTTTGATGCTTGAATCTCTTATCTGATCTTTGTGATAAGTCTTTAGTCCAAAACACCTATGGAATACTGAAACCCTTGAACTGTGTTCAGCAGACTGCTAATATTGCTcttactgctttgttttattttgttgcagaGAAGGTGGAAATAACTGTTAATGGGTTATAGTTTGACAGCAAAAGTGTGGGCTCCTGTTGAAAGGGGTAAACTCTTGTGCTCTCTCTTGTAGTGATGTTGGTATTTTTGAGTTGGATCTGGGAACTGATATGGTTTACAGAAAGCAAACACCTCTCTCCAACGGCAAAATCTTGCACTGGATGTGGTGAGTCAGTTCACTGATCCAGTACACCAGTGGCCTCCACAATCTTTTTGGCTGCACACTTGTATCTAAAAAAATTTTTCAGGATGCACACCTAATATACGTGTATTTACTTATCAATTATATACGTGTACTACTCTACTAATATTGTGTATggtacaaaataaaattaaaggatgagataaagatgaaataaacattttcaggaaTCTTTTTGTAGTTTATTaacattacaaaaaatatttccttcccaCGCTCCCAGTGGACTGTCTTGTGCACCCCTTGGAGAGCACTGCAGTGTACTATGAACCTCTTGAGTGCTCATGTCAGAAGAAGAGGCTGTGTAATTTGCCAGAAGAGTACAActagggaaggaaggagggagtgCCTGTCTggaggggtttgtttttttaaataaaccattcTTGGCTGACATGTTTTCAGTATCAATGACTAGTTCAAGACCAGAACCTGAAAGAATAGCAATAACTTCTCTCTAGCTGGGCAGCTTTTCTGTCAGCATAAGCTATTTCAGAACTGGTTAAAGAGGAAGGTGCTGCAGAATTAATCTTCATCTTAACTTTTTCCCTTTTGGTACTGCATTTGATTAGACCTTAGATGATTTTCATTCTTGAAGAACATCCTTGCAGAGGAGGAGGTTGGCAAGATCAGTATCTTGGAGTAATTCAAACCAGTGTACTACATCTTCTGTTGCgttctttagatttttttcttaaagccacATATAATATTCATACATgaacaaccacaaacgcattttccccctctttgtggtataggtgttgtggtttaagcccagctggtaacaaagcaccacaaagccactcactctgtcctcccccctccacccccctggacccagtgggatgaggaggagaaaatatgaagaaaagcttgtgggtcaagacaaagacagggagggatcacttgccacttatggtcatgggcaagaGACAGgttcaacttggggaagaaacaaaatcaatttaatttactaccaatgaaataaaaacaagggtaatgggaagtaaaaccaaatcttaaaacaccttccacccacccctccctccttcctgggctcaactccactcccagttttctctacctcctccaccctAGAAgcgcagggggaaggggaatgggggttggggtcagttcatcacacattatctctgctgctccttcctcctcaagggcaGGACTCCTCGATCTTCCCCTGCgatcttcccctgcttcagcgtggggtccctcccactggcgacagtcctccatgaactgctgcagtgtgggtccttcccccgggctgcagtccttcaggcacaggctgcttcagcacgggctttcccatggagtcacagccatcttcgggggcatccacctggtCTGGCGTGGGGCCCTCCCGGGGCTGCAgatgggcatctgctcccccgctcccctccatgggctggggggggagaccctgccgtctcaccacgggctgcaggggcatcccctcctccagagcacctcctccccctccttcctcactgaccttggtatctgcagaggggttcctctcacattccaatcccactactcactgcaggttccccttcttaaatctgttctcccagaggcgctaccaccgttgctgattgggtcggcctgggccagtggtgggtctggcttggagctggggaagcttctagcagcttctcaaaggagccacccctgcagcccctcccccgctaccaaaaccccgccacacaaccccaaaaccaatAGGTAATAGCAATCACAATATGGTCGTTTTGTTCacttctgagaattttttttaaatagttgacTTAGAACTGTTTGCCTTTCAGTATTTTGGAAGCTATCCAGTTCTTGCAGCTTGAGTGTATGGAACATCTCTGATTTATTTCTACACTTCAGCACGCTGATTAGGCCTGATCAACttaataaaatttctttttatgcaCTAAAAACTAAGATGTGTTATCTGTGCCTGATAAACTTAACTGACTTAAGGatgaggtgtttaaaaaaaaaagtaaaaaattcctAAAATTCCATTTTGACAAGGAAGCTTATCTTTTGCATCTTCATTTTGCTAGTTAACTTTCCAGCAAATGAATTGCTTCTATTTCAGattattcagggtttttttaagtcaaagaaaacagcaatgtCAATTTCAGCTGTAAAGAAACTATCATGCTAGGTTAGTGTTTCAACTTACCCTGAGGGTGTAGTGGTAGAGAGACTCCGAAGACTATTCCAAGTAACATTGTTCTGGAGCTGTAAGCAATTTGGCAGCTTTGGCTTGAACTAGTGCTGTGCCAGTACAAGTAAGTGCTGTGCTGCATGGATGTACCAGCCCTGCTCAGTGCTGGCTCATGGGCTGTGCCTGTAGCTGTATCCATCACTTCATGGCATGACATTAAAAATTCAATCAGTACTTAACTgatatttttaagattatttcaATGGGCTGTTTAGTCTATTGTAAGAAAATAggttaaatgtaatttttcatgaACTTACTACACTTAGAACTGGACTTCtaattaaaatggaaagtttTATTAAGGTTACTGGTGCATAGTGTGGTACACTTGCTCCCCATCCTCCACCTCTTGAATGGAAAGTGCATCATTCTGTTTTGCAGAAGTGGATGAAAACTGAAAGGTGTTACGAGCAAGAATGCTTCAAATTaaccttttttggggggtggagtATAGAAGACTTGGGAATTTGATGTGCTGAAAACAAGTTCTTGAGAAAGACTGAAACGGATTCTCTTTTGTACTTATTTACAGAACATTGTTTTTCTCGGACTA is from Harpia harpyja isolate bHarHar1 chromosome Z, bHarHar1 primary haplotype, whole genome shotgun sequence and encodes:
- the LOC128136661 gene encoding forkhead box protein D1-like, with the protein product MPPRHARRSGRAGRAHRGFSSRERRGAGVGCQIRAGSGPRCPPPPRPRPPAAPPDPRSAEAGTRTRTGRRRLAAPARFLARAAARCGGGAVGAARSPGSARSRRRRERLPGPPAALRGRTAAAAPPGPDYGRCRIRPAAARGGAGGRGAPALARLSKPVSPPAAAATSRERSTGSAGCGIGDQPGRTHTEGGQSTVLSERGGALALQASRRGSFLEEGRGNWVGRIY